One window of the Carnobacterium maltaromaticum DSM 20342 genome contains the following:
- the alsS gene encoding acetolactate synthase AlsS: MKSENKYGADAVVESLENLEVEYVFGIPGAKIDRVFDRLVDGGPELIVARHEQNAAFMAAGIGRITGKPGVVIATSGPGASNLATGLVTATAEGDPVLAIGGQVKRADLLKLTHQSMDNAALFEPITKYSAEIQEPENISEVLANAYRAAEGAKQGASFVSIPQDVIDSPIKNKVIAPLQIPKLGPASPVEITLLSQRIKAAKLPVFLLGMRASSPEITEAIRNIVRVSDIPVVETFQGAGIISRELEKSFFGRVGLFRNQPGDMLLKRSDLVITIGYDPIEYEARNWNAESDADIIVIDSTPAEIDQYFQPEKELVGDIAQTLDFLLPYLKGYKLDDDSTLYLNSLQEKLAQRDIPPVDENALYTHPLAVISTLQKLVTDEMTVTVDIGSHYIWMARHFRSYEPRHLLFSNGMQTLGVALPWAIAAALVRPTTQIISVSGDGGFLFSAQELETAVRRKLNIVHLIWNDGRYNMVEFQEEMKYGRSSGVDFGPVDFVKYADAFGAKGLRVTKPSELEKVLKEAFATKGPVIVDIPIDYKDNQALGKTILPDQFY; encoded by the coding sequence ATGAAATCAGAAAATAAGTATGGCGCAGATGCCGTTGTAGAAAGTTTAGAAAATCTGGAAGTCGAGTACGTTTTTGGTATTCCAGGTGCTAAAATTGATCGTGTATTTGATCGTTTAGTGGATGGAGGACCGGAATTAATTGTTGCGAGACATGAACAGAATGCCGCTTTTATGGCAGCTGGAATTGGTCGAATTACAGGAAAACCAGGAGTAGTGATTGCAACAAGTGGGCCAGGTGCTAGTAACTTAGCAACAGGTTTAGTCACTGCTACGGCAGAGGGCGATCCTGTTTTAGCAATTGGAGGTCAAGTTAAGCGTGCTGATTTATTAAAATTGACTCATCAAAGTATGGATAATGCGGCTTTATTTGAGCCGATTACAAAATATAGTGCTGAAATACAAGAACCAGAGAATATTTCTGAAGTTTTAGCTAATGCCTATCGCGCTGCAGAAGGAGCAAAACAGGGCGCTAGTTTTGTCAGTATTCCGCAAGATGTGATTGATTCTCCAATTAAAAATAAAGTGATAGCACCTTTACAGATACCTAAGTTGGGTCCAGCAAGCCCAGTTGAGATTACATTATTGTCGCAAAGAATTAAAGCCGCGAAGTTGCCTGTCTTTTTATTAGGCATGCGTGCTTCTAGCCCAGAAATCACAGAAGCTATCCGCAACATTGTTCGTGTATCCGATATTCCGGTAGTAGAAACCTTTCAAGGGGCGGGAATTATTTCTAGAGAATTGGAAAAAAGTTTCTTTGGTCGAGTGGGTTTATTCCGTAATCAACCAGGTGATATGTTATTGAAACGCAGTGATTTAGTGATTACAATTGGTTATGATCCGATTGAATACGAAGCACGTAATTGGAATGCTGAATCAGATGCAGATATTATCGTCATTGATAGTACACCTGCTGAGATTGACCAGTATTTTCAACCAGAAAAAGAATTAGTTGGGGATATTGCCCAAACGTTAGACTTTTTATTGCCTTATTTAAAAGGGTACAAGTTAGACGATGATTCTACTCTTTATTTAAACAGTCTCCAAGAAAAATTAGCTCAAAGAGATATTCCGCCGGTTGATGAAAATGCACTTTATACTCATCCACTTGCTGTTATTTCAACGCTACAAAAATTAGTGACTGACGAGATGACTGTTACAGTTGATATTGGGAGTCATTATATTTGGATGGCACGTCACTTTAGAAGTTATGAACCGCGTCATTTGCTTTTTAGTAATGGGATGCAAACACTTGGTGTCGCATTGCCGTGGGCGATAGCTGCAGCTTTGGTTCGACCAACAACACAAATTATTTCAGTATCTGGAGATGGAGGATTTTTATTTTCTGCTCAAGAGTTGGAAACAGCAGTTAGACGTAAGCTTAATATTGTGCATTTAATTTGGAATGATGGGCGCTATAATATGGTTGAATTTCAAGAAGAAATGAAGTATGGTCGTTCTTCAGGAGTTGATTTTGGTCCAGTTGATTTTGTTAAATACGCAGATGCCTTTGGTGCAAAAGGGTTAAGAGTGACAAAACCAAGTGAATTGGAAAAGGTATTAAAAGAGGCTTTTGCAACAAAAGGACCTGTTATTGTTGATATTCCAATTGACTATAAAGACAATCAAGCGCTGGGTAAAACTATTTTACCAGATCAGTTTTATTAA
- a CDS encoding cold-shock protein has product MEKGTVKWFNGEKGFGFIEVEGGEDVFVHFSAIQGDGFKTLDEGQPVEFEIVEGNRGAQAANVVKL; this is encoded by the coding sequence ATGGAAAAAGGTACAGTAAAATGGTTTAATGGTGAAAAAGGCTTTGGCTTTATTGAAGTTGAAGGCGGAGAAGATGTATTCGTACACTTTAGCGCAATCCAAGGTGACGGATTTAAAACATTAGACGAAGGTCAACCTGTTGAATTCGAAATCGTTGAAGGCAATCGTGGTGCTCAAGCAGCTAACGTTGTAAAACTATAA
- the dapF gene encoding diaminopimelate epimerase, with amino-acid sequence MQIQLTKVHGSENDFFILDETLLDRTLTEKELVQLTKIVTNRQTGLLHGADGVLLVSKSSHHHSDVRAKMRVINNDGSEASMCGNGLRTVARYVAEKEQMDYFKIETLHADLLVQKAKEIGKDVATYQVEISPVSFHTSTLPLNTEEDTFINQPFPELAEGLLFSAVAVPNPHLIAFVDHETLNGPLLEKIATYVNGANPYFPDGVNVSFVEVLGENQIFVKTYERGVGFTNACGTAMSASSLMYVLLKSGEFNEKISVYNPGGMVQTLVHQDQEDDYWMELIGNATFVQKIELSLEDLLNQRFDNVDIKMLNENDAYQEFVKEAQMKLVNK; translated from the coding sequence ATGCAAATACAGCTAACAAAGGTTCATGGTTCAGAAAACGATTTTTTTATTTTAGATGAAACACTTTTAGATCGTACTTTAACTGAAAAAGAGTTGGTCCAATTAACTAAAATCGTAACGAATCGTCAAACTGGATTGTTACATGGCGCAGATGGTGTCCTTTTAGTTAGTAAATCCAGTCATCATCACTCGGATGTTCGAGCTAAGATGCGGGTTATTAATAATGATGGAAGCGAAGCTAGTATGTGTGGCAATGGTCTAAGAACGGTTGCTCGCTATGTAGCTGAAAAGGAACAAATGGATTATTTTAAAATTGAAACCCTACATGCTGATTTACTCGTTCAAAAAGCTAAAGAAATTGGCAAGGATGTAGCTACGTATCAAGTCGAGATTTCACCAGTTTCATTCCATACGTCAACTTTACCATTAAATACTGAGGAAGACACGTTTATTAATCAACCATTCCCTGAGCTAGCAGAGGGCTTATTATTTTCGGCAGTCGCAGTGCCTAATCCACATTTGATTGCTTTTGTTGATCACGAAACGTTAAATGGACCCTTGTTAGAAAAAATAGCGACCTATGTAAATGGCGCTAATCCTTATTTTCCTGACGGAGTTAATGTCAGCTTTGTAGAAGTTTTAGGTGAAAATCAGATTTTTGTTAAAACCTATGAAAGAGGAGTAGGTTTTACAAATGCTTGTGGAACAGCTATGTCGGCTAGTAGTTTAATGTATGTACTCTTAAAATCTGGAGAATTTAATGAAAAAATTTCCGTTTATAATCCCGGCGGTATGGTTCAAACCTTAGTTCACCAGGATCAAGAGGATGATTATTGGATGGAATTAATTGGCAATGCTACATTTGTTCAAAAAATTGAACTGTCGTTAGAGGATTTATTAAACCAACGTTTTGATAATGTTGATATCAAGATGTTAAATGAAAATGATGCCTATCAAGAATTTGTAAAAGAGGCTCAAATGAAACTTGTAAATAAATGA